From the Brachyhypopomus gauderio isolate BG-103 chromosome 5, BGAUD_0.2, whole genome shotgun sequence genome, one window contains:
- the pdcd2l gene encoding programmed cell death protein 2-like isoform X1, producing the protein MVLPLNIMAKIRVYGASGAMDNASDYGSEDSRFDSWLARNFLYDLIPGITDQCNRCILCDGILGHVVQIYCPLGESPYHRTLNIFACVNPQCYGKPESWKVLRSQCLESDLKQLSECQDASNLQVKQVQMSTTEWCAGADDWGMEAENHEPQSCAQTPADTAQKASGSAPAELDVSSRLKGLCLDVLGSKEATTLPPTAPAFQPFYISVVEEKDLVAHKDMEHAYRLLKEYEEREGVTVEENSSNEAEGVESYEKTEAKHGDAVFSRFMKRISLCPEQVLRYNWSGSPLLLMKPPSILKQIVPACAHCGSPRVFEFQLMPALVSLLHNTDPSSELVLEFGTVLVYTCRESCWMSGSNVPVEEFIFVQADPDQKLFK; encoded by the exons ATGGTATTACCGCTTAACATTATGGCTAAAATCCGCGTGTAtggggccagtggcgcaatggataacgcgtctgactacggatcagaagattctaggttcgactcctggctggctcgaaacTTTTTGTAT gacctgatTCCTGGTATAACGGATCAATGTAATCGGTGCATTCTGTGTGATGGGATCCTCGGTCATGTTGTCCAAATCTACTGCCCTCTTGGGGAATCTCCATATCACCGCACCTTGAATATATTTGCATGTGTTAATCCACAATGTTATGGCAAGCCAGAGAG CTGGAAGGTCCTGCGTTCACAGTGTTTGGAGTCTGACTTGAAACAGCTATCAGAGTGTCAGGATGCCAGTAATCTGCAGGTTAAGCAAGTTCAGATGTCCACTACAGAGTGGTGTGCAGGAGCTGATGACTGGGGGATGGAGGCTGAAAACCATGAACCTCAGAGCTGTGCACAGACTCCTGCAGACACAGCCCAGAAAGCCTCAGGCAGCGCTCCAGCTGAACTTGATGTCAGCAGTAGACTAAAAGGGCTTTGTTTAGATGTCCTGGGGAGCAAGGAAGCTACTACGCTGCCCCCCACTGCACCTGCTTTTCAGCCCTTCTACAtcagtgtggtggaggagaaggacCTTGTAGCTCATAAGGACATGGAGCATGCTTACAGACTGCTGAAGGAGTatgaagaaagagagggagtgactgTTGAAGAGAACAGCAG TAATGAAGCTGAAGGAGTTGAGAGTTATGAAAAAACAGAAGCCAAACATGGAGATGCAGTCTTCTCTCGTTTCATGAAAAGAATCTCCCTCTGTCCAGAACAAGTGCTTCG GTACAATTGGAGTGGGTCACCATTATTATTAATGAAGCCTCCTTCAATCCTAAAGCAGATAGTGCCAGCATGTGCACACTGTGGCAGTCCTAGAGTTTTTGAATTTCAGCTCATGCCAGCACTGGTCAGCTTACTCCATAATACAGACCCAAGCTCAG agTTGGTTTTGGAATTCGGGACAGTTTTGGTATATACCTGCAGAGAAAGTTGCTGGATGTCTGGATCAAATGTTCCTGTTGAAGAATTTATCTTCGTACAAGCTGACCCTGATCAAAAGCTgtttaaataa
- the pdcd2l gene encoding programmed cell death protein 2-like isoform X2 — translation MQAAMQESTLIGICDGGIDMKKGGTFYYTNKIGGSPDLIPGITDQCNRCILCDGILGHVVQIYCPLGESPYHRTLNIFACVNPQCYGKPESWKVLRSQCLESDLKQLSECQDASNLQVKQVQMSTTEWCAGADDWGMEAENHEPQSCAQTPADTAQKASGSAPAELDVSSRLKGLCLDVLGSKEATTLPPTAPAFQPFYISVVEEKDLVAHKDMEHAYRLLKEYEEREGVTVEENSSNEAEGVESYEKTEAKHGDAVFSRFMKRISLCPEQVLRYNWSGSPLLLMKPPSILKQIVPACAHCGSPRVFEFQLMPALVSLLHNTDPSSELVLEFGTVLVYTCRESCWMSGSNVPVEEFIFVQADPDQKLFK, via the exons ATGCAAGCAGCAATGCAAGAATCAACCCTCATAGGAATATGCGATGGCGGTATTGATATGAAGAAAGGTGGCACCTTTTATTATACAAATAAAATTGGAGGCAGTCCG gacctgatTCCTGGTATAACGGATCAATGTAATCGGTGCATTCTGTGTGATGGGATCCTCGGTCATGTTGTCCAAATCTACTGCCCTCTTGGGGAATCTCCATATCACCGCACCTTGAATATATTTGCATGTGTTAATCCACAATGTTATGGCAAGCCAGAGAG CTGGAAGGTCCTGCGTTCACAGTGTTTGGAGTCTGACTTGAAACAGCTATCAGAGTGTCAGGATGCCAGTAATCTGCAGGTTAAGCAAGTTCAGATGTCCACTACAGAGTGGTGTGCAGGAGCTGATGACTGGGGGATGGAGGCTGAAAACCATGAACCTCAGAGCTGTGCACAGACTCCTGCAGACACAGCCCAGAAAGCCTCAGGCAGCGCTCCAGCTGAACTTGATGTCAGCAGTAGACTAAAAGGGCTTTGTTTAGATGTCCTGGGGAGCAAGGAAGCTACTACGCTGCCCCCCACTGCACCTGCTTTTCAGCCCTTCTACAtcagtgtggtggaggagaaggacCTTGTAGCTCATAAGGACATGGAGCATGCTTACAGACTGCTGAAGGAGTatgaagaaagagagggagtgactgTTGAAGAGAACAGCAG TAATGAAGCTGAAGGAGTTGAGAGTTATGAAAAAACAGAAGCCAAACATGGAGATGCAGTCTTCTCTCGTTTCATGAAAAGAATCTCCCTCTGTCCAGAACAAGTGCTTCG GTACAATTGGAGTGGGTCACCATTATTATTAATGAAGCCTCCTTCAATCCTAAAGCAGATAGTGCCAGCATGTGCACACTGTGGCAGTCCTAGAGTTTTTGAATTTCAGCTCATGCCAGCACTGGTCAGCTTACTCCATAATACAGACCCAAGCTCAG agTTGGTTTTGGAATTCGGGACAGTTTTGGTATATACCTGCAGAGAAAGTTGCTGGATGTCTGGATCAAATGTTCCTGTTGAAGAATTTATCTTCGTACAAGCTGACCCTGATCAAAAGCTgtttaaataa
- the syt8 gene encoding synaptotagmin VIII isoform X1, whose product MWHIYNVFSELSTTMTIDRTMASSSTLNGTRFNYSITVILTSITITSSFVTPTSATTAPNAHNVTKVTTKPTTTAPGFLSSLLDKIPLPRWAIYAIITLILLVILICVVCCCVKCCCKGKKKKKKNADQKVNLKGISGTTTTALVQPGAEEVEYGSATQRRGKLLYSLEYNAGCSEMTVGVKEASGLKAMDHGETSDPYIKVYILPKKSKTFETKVFRKTLNPVFNENFKYQIPQKELSESTLVMQVYDFKRFSKHDVIGELRLQLSSVDWNHVIEEWRDLSEPSNHEQDQLGDICFSLRYVPTASKLTVVILEAKNLKKMDLGGSSDPYVKVQLILDKKKWKKKRTSVKKQTLNPYFNESFTFEVSFEQIQRVQLVISVWDHDKVSRNDAIGKIFLGCDASGNQLRHWADMLSNPRRPVAQWHTLLSAEQVDSTLALKHTLRIPFTNMAF is encoded by the exons atgtggcATATTTACA ACGTATTCAGTGAGCTTTCGACCACCATGACCATCGACAGAACCATGGCTTCCAGTTCTACATTGAATGGCACAAGATTTAATTATTCGATCACTGTAATCCTAACTTCAATTACCATAACTTCAAGCTTTGTAACTCCAACGTCAGCTACTACTGCTCCAAATGCACATAATGTCACCAAAGTAACTACCAAGCCcaccactacagcacctgggtTTCTGTCCTCTCTACTGGACAAGATCCCAT TGCCAAGATGGGCCATCTATGCCATTATTACCCTCATCCTCCTGGTGATTTtaatctgtgtggtgtgctgctGTGTGAAGTGTTGCTGCAaagggaagaagaagaagaaaaagaatgcAGACCAGAAGGTTAACCTGAAAGGAATCAGTGGgactactactactgcactg GTGCAGCCTGGAGCTGAGGAAGTGGAGTATGGATCAGCTACCCAGAGAAGAGGAAAACTGCTCTACTCTCTGGAGTACAACGCAGGATGCTCAGAG ATGACtgttggggtgaaggaggcTTCGGGGTTAAAGGCTATGGATCACGGAGAAACATCAGACCCTTATATCAAAGTTTACATCCTTCCCAAGAAATCCAAAACCTTTGAGACCAAAGTGTTCAGAAAAACTCTGAATCCAGTCTTCAATGAGAATTTTAAATATCAA ATTCCTCAGAAGGAGCTCAGCGAGTCAACCCTCGTGATGCAGGTGTACGACTTCAAAAGGTTCTCCAAACACGATGTTATAGGTGAGCTGAGGTTGCAGCTCTCCTCCGTGGACTGGAATCACGTGATTGAGGAGTGGCGAGATTTGAGCGAACCCTCCAACCACGAG CAAGACCAATTGGGAGATATTTGCTTCTCTCTACGTTATGTACCTACTGCAAGTAAACTCACTGTGGTCATCCTGGAGGCCAAGAACTTAAAGAAAATGGACCTTGGAGGATCTTCTG ATCCATATGTTAAAGTTCAGTTAATTCTGGACAAGAAGAAGTGGAAGAAGAAGAGGACATCTGTTAAGAAGCAGACACTGAATCCTTACTTTAATGAATCATTTACTTTTGAAGTGTCATTTGAACAAATTCAg AGAGTACAGCTGGTAATCTCAGTGTGGGACCATGACAAAGTGAGCAGGAATGACGCCATTGGGAAAATTTTCCTGGGCTGCGATGCCTCAGGGAATCAGCTGCGGCACTGGGCAGATATGCTGTCAAACCCCCGCAGGCCTGTGGCCCAGTGGCACACACTACTCTCAGCTGAACAGGTGGACTCCACCCTGGCcttaaaacacacactcagaatcCCCTTCACCAATATGGCTTTCTGA
- the syt8 gene encoding synaptotagmin VIII isoform X2: MTIDRTMASSSTLNGTRFNYSITVILTSITITSSFVTPTSATTAPNAHNVTKVTTKPTTTAPGFLSSLLDKIPLPRWAIYAIITLILLVILICVVCCCVKCCCKGKKKKKKNADQKVNLKGISGTTTTALVQPGAEEVEYGSATQRRGKLLYSLEYNAGCSEMTVGVKEASGLKAMDHGETSDPYIKVYILPKKSKTFETKVFRKTLNPVFNENFKYQIPQKELSESTLVMQVYDFKRFSKHDVIGELRLQLSSVDWNHVIEEWRDLSEPSNHEQDQLGDICFSLRYVPTASKLTVVILEAKNLKKMDLGGSSDPYVKVQLILDKKKWKKKRTSVKKQTLNPYFNESFTFEVSFEQIQRVQLVISVWDHDKVSRNDAIGKIFLGCDASGNQLRHWADMLSNPRRPVAQWHTLLSAEQVDSTLALKHTLRIPFTNMAF; encoded by the exons ATGACCATCGACAGAACCATGGCTTCCAGTTCTACATTGAATGGCACAAGATTTAATTATTCGATCACTGTAATCCTAACTTCAATTACCATAACTTCAAGCTTTGTAACTCCAACGTCAGCTACTACTGCTCCAAATGCACATAATGTCACCAAAGTAACTACCAAGCCcaccactacagcacctgggtTTCTGTCCTCTCTACTGGACAAGATCCCAT TGCCAAGATGGGCCATCTATGCCATTATTACCCTCATCCTCCTGGTGATTTtaatctgtgtggtgtgctgctGTGTGAAGTGTTGCTGCAaagggaagaagaagaagaaaaagaatgcAGACCAGAAGGTTAACCTGAAAGGAATCAGTGGgactactactactgcactg GTGCAGCCTGGAGCTGAGGAAGTGGAGTATGGATCAGCTACCCAGAGAAGAGGAAAACTGCTCTACTCTCTGGAGTACAACGCAGGATGCTCAGAG ATGACtgttggggtgaaggaggcTTCGGGGTTAAAGGCTATGGATCACGGAGAAACATCAGACCCTTATATCAAAGTTTACATCCTTCCCAAGAAATCCAAAACCTTTGAGACCAAAGTGTTCAGAAAAACTCTGAATCCAGTCTTCAATGAGAATTTTAAATATCAA ATTCCTCAGAAGGAGCTCAGCGAGTCAACCCTCGTGATGCAGGTGTACGACTTCAAAAGGTTCTCCAAACACGATGTTATAGGTGAGCTGAGGTTGCAGCTCTCCTCCGTGGACTGGAATCACGTGATTGAGGAGTGGCGAGATTTGAGCGAACCCTCCAACCACGAG CAAGACCAATTGGGAGATATTTGCTTCTCTCTACGTTATGTACCTACTGCAAGTAAACTCACTGTGGTCATCCTGGAGGCCAAGAACTTAAAGAAAATGGACCTTGGAGGATCTTCTG ATCCATATGTTAAAGTTCAGTTAATTCTGGACAAGAAGAAGTGGAAGAAGAAGAGGACATCTGTTAAGAAGCAGACACTGAATCCTTACTTTAATGAATCATTTACTTTTGAAGTGTCATTTGAACAAATTCAg AGAGTACAGCTGGTAATCTCAGTGTGGGACCATGACAAAGTGAGCAGGAATGACGCCATTGGGAAAATTTTCCTGGGCTGCGATGCCTCAGGGAATCAGCTGCGGCACTGGGCAGATATGCTGTCAAACCCCCGCAGGCCTGTGGCCCAGTGGCACACACTACTCTCAGCTGAACAGGTGGACTCCACCCTGGCcttaaaacacacactcagaatcCCCTTCACCAATATGGCTTTCTGA